From Methanobacterium congolense, one genomic window encodes:
- a CDS encoding glycosyltransferase family 39 protein: MIQMEIGPIWDTCDFLSNALLFAGQGTGYADLTRPPFLSFLTSLFFRLGYVSPTVIFALDGAIFVFGVIGFYLLLKIRFSDMESLLGALLFSTFPIVLLFAGFGLTDVPSLSFSIWAIYFTVLAVKRNSKFFYLAFPFFVLAFLTRYAIAFVIFPMLIYILINKRFVKYIRDILIGIFVSFLSLIPCLLFFYSTFGNPLYPFSTFFGVTTTSSPISSENFAYHPNLFYFILKSPVYIGTVGFIFLLIILFGFFIFTSIKLKKGDLKVKNHLKYYFNVKNNFTKLKILIILLLIIIFVGTFGKITYMLSELIFFALLWFSYDLLKNIDIKNMDLNLLFLSWFMAFFIFHSVYVMKDGRYFLTMTPAISYFLILGLREVSNKLTFGLKNKHIILYLFTIFLLGMMLLSTTCYLLDLKKPQSNIELINEDMISASHWFVNYDADYKNKTIYSDEWPYTGWYLKMHIGMMPIFRDNQKFYCGVKDYSFNSNDNTAFNNYLDAENVDYYFCVRKGLNLTHYKPIKQFGDVVIYKKN; this comes from the coding sequence ATGATCCAAATGGAAATAGGGCCTATCTGGGATACTTGTGATTTTTTATCAAATGCTCTTTTGTTTGCTGGTCAAGGAACAGGATATGCTGATTTAACTAGGCCGCCATTTCTTTCGTTTTTAACTTCTTTGTTTTTTAGGTTGGGTTATGTTTCGCCAACTGTTATTTTTGCTTTGGATGGTGCTATCTTTGTATTTGGGGTTATTGGATTTTATTTACTCCTGAAAATACGTTTCAGTGATATGGAAAGCTTATTAGGCGCATTACTTTTTTCCACATTTCCCATTGTTTTATTATTCGCAGGTTTTGGTCTTACAGATGTTCCTAGTCTTTCGTTTTCTATATGGGCGATTTATTTCACGGTTTTGGCTGTTAAGAGGAATTCAAAGTTTTTTTATTTGGCTTTTCCATTTTTTGTGCTGGCATTTTTAACTAGATACGCCATAGCATTTGTCATATTTCCAATGTTGATTTATATTTTAATAAATAAAAGATTTGTTAAATATATCAGAGACATCTTAATTGGAATTTTTGTATCATTTCTATCCTTGATTCCATGTTTATTGTTTTTTTATTCAACATTTGGAAATCCTCTTTATCCTTTTTCTACATTTTTTGGTGTAACCACAACTTCATCACCAATCTCGTCGGAAAACTTTGCATATCACCCTAACTTATTTTATTTTATATTAAAATCTCCAGTGTACATTGGAACTGTAGGTTTTATATTTCTTCTCATCATTTTGTTTGGTTTTTTTATTTTTACATCTATCAAATTGAAAAAAGGAGATTTGAAGGTTAAAAATCATTTAAAATATTATTTTAATGTTAAAAATAACTTTACAAAGTTGAAAATTCTCATAATTCTACTATTAATTATAATATTTGTTGGAACATTTGGAAAGATAACTTACATGCTCAGTGAATTAATATTTTTTGCTTTGCTGTGGTTTTCATATGATCTCTTAAAAAACATTGATATAAAGAATATGGATTTAAACCTCCTTTTTTTGTCGTGGTTTATGGCATTTTTTATATTTCACAGTGTCTATGTAATGAAAGATGGAAGATATTTCCTTACAATGACTCCTGCTATTTCATACTTCTTAATTTTAGGATTAAGAGAAGTTTCAAATAAATTAACATTTGGTCTTAAGAATAAACATATAATTTTGTATTTATTTACGATATTTTTGCTTGGAATGATGTTGTTATCCACAACTTGCTACTTACTTGACCTTAAAAAACCACAATCTAATATTGAACTTATAAATGAAGACATGATTTCAGCAAGTCACTGGTTTGTAAATTATGATGCTGATTACAAGAATAAAACTATTTATTCAGATGAGTGGCCTTATACTGGTTGGTATTTGAAGATGCATATCGGAATGATGCCAATTTTTAGGGATAATCAAAAATTTTACTGTGGTGTAAAGGATTATTCATTTAACTCGAATGATAACACAGCATTTAACAATTATTTGGATGCTGAAAATGTTGATTATTACTTTTGTGTGAGAAAAGGATTAAATTTAACACATTATAAACCTATTAAACAGTTTGGGGATGTAGTTATATATAAGAAAAATTGA
- the yjjX gene encoding inosine/xanthosine triphosphatase, producing MKVAVGSKNPVKVRATENVLKNFYNDLQVSSVDVDSEVPSQPFGLDQTIEGAVNRAKNAYSSDVDLSVGIESGLMETPSSITGYIDLQWCAIFDGSRVTIGVSSGFEYPPGVIEKVLKGREVGDVMDEVTGISNLGEKTGAVSHLTHGLLDRTGNTEQCVLMAMVPRLNESVYFGD from the coding sequence ATGAAGGTTGCAGTTGGATCCAAGAACCCTGTTAAGGTAAGGGCAACGGAGAATGTTCTAAAAAACTTCTACAACGATCTCCAGGTTTCAAGTGTTGATGTGGATTCAGAGGTACCTTCACAACCCTTCGGACTGGATCAGACCATAGAAGGTGCAGTTAACAGGGCAAAAAATGCATATTCCAGTGATGTTGACTTGAGCGTGGGTATAGAATCAGGGCTCATGGAAACACCCTCATCAATAACAGGTTACATAGACCTGCAGTGGTGTGCAATCTTCGACGGCAGCAGGGTAACCATTGGTGTAAGTTCTGGATTTGAGTATCCTCCTGGAGTTATAGAAAAGGTTTTAAAGGGACGTGAAGTTGGAGATGTTATGGATGAGGTTACAGGAATCTCCAACCTCGGTGAGAAGACTGGTGCTGTGAGTCATTTGACCCACGGACTTCTGGACAGAACTGGAAACACTGAGCAGTGCGTTCTCATGGCTATGGTTCCGAGGTTGAATGAGAGTGTTTATTTTGGGGATTGA
- a CDS encoding phosphopantetheine adenylyltransferase, producing MNEKPYRKVAVGGTFDKFHEGHRTLVDKAFEIGDHVVIGVTSNKFGGVKGKIEPCNIRMSNLRGLLQEKPLNYDIKELNDPYGTTIHDEEVDAIVVSEETEPTALEINRIRREKGMKALDILTIGMVLAEDGRPISSTRIRKGEIDREGIIIKDE from the coding sequence ATGAATGAGAAACCCTACAGGAAAGTGGCAGTTGGAGGAACATTCGACAAGTTCCATGAAGGCCACAGAACTCTGGTTGATAAGGCCTTTGAAATAGGCGATCACGTTGTTATCGGTGTAACCTCAAATAAATTTGGAGGGGTCAAGGGTAAAATTGAACCCTGCAACATAAGAATGTCCAATTTAAGAGGTTTACTCCAGGAAAAACCCCTAAACTACGATATAAAGGAGCTCAACGACCCCTACGGAACAACCATCCACGACGAGGAGGTCGATGCCATCGTTGTGAGTGAGGAAACAGAACCCACAGCCCTTGAAATAAACAGAATAAGACGTGAAAAGGGAATGAAGGCACTGGACATCCTAACCATTGGAATGGTGCTTGCAGAGGATGGAAGGCCCATCTCATCCACAAGGATACGTAAGGGAGAGATAGACAGGGAAGGAATCATCATAAAGGATGAGTGA
- a CDS encoding radical SAM protein, with protein MLQEHNVVLKNPRNVDVNFASCYPNLYRSAMSSLGFHIIYDFLNSREDIYCQRVVYPYSRSLETNTHLNKFDVVSFSLQYEQDYVNVLKMLRDGGIPLRKEDRTSHDPLVIAGGPCASSNPLPVSRFIDLFVVGEAEVILDEVLDRFMELENPRENLDAFLDIPGVYVPGNPVKIQVVKKMEDAWQPIRQVVPETDDKEFLPAFGRSFLLEVSRGCTRGCRFCMAGCMYRPRREMPLKKLFEVAEKGRKVTGLSKIAMIGAAVSDHSKIEELCLGLSERGFQVTTPSLRIESISDELLTILRDSGLKTVTIAPESIWKLRKVVNKPITDEKLMETIQTAFKQGMNVKLYFLMGLPSETHEDLQCMAQSIKRLSKLSKKSNALRVSVNPFIPKPHTPFQWEKFDFDLIKANAKYLKSEVHLRSFKMESPKNSLIQYVLSNGGEDLGDLIERSLESKVQMKEWKKFGAEINPHVDLPWSDIDVGVTDAFLKEEHEKALNGDITPWCETFGCYNCGSCD; from the coding sequence ATGCTCCAGGAACACAACGTTGTCTTGAAAAATCCCCGGAACGTGGATGTGAACTTCGCATCATGCTACCCCAACCTCTACCGCAGTGCAATGTCCTCACTGGGTTTCCACATAATCTACGACTTTTTAAACTCCAGAGAAGATATTTACTGCCAGAGAGTTGTTTATCCATACTCAAGGAGTCTTGAAACCAACACACACCTGAACAAATTTGATGTGGTGAGCTTTTCACTTCAGTACGAGCAGGACTACGTCAACGTGCTTAAGATGCTGCGTGATGGTGGCATTCCACTGAGAAAGGAGGATAGAACTTCTCATGACCCTCTGGTGATTGCTGGTGGTCCCTGTGCAAGTTCAAATCCCCTGCCAGTATCCAGGTTCATTGACCTCTTCGTGGTTGGGGAGGCAGAGGTCATCCTGGATGAGGTTCTGGACAGATTCATGGAACTTGAAAACCCCAGAGAGAACCTTGATGCCTTCCTTGACATACCCGGAGTTTACGTACCTGGAAACCCAGTTAAGATCCAGGTTGTGAAGAAAATGGAGGATGCATGGCAGCCAATAAGGCAGGTTGTACCTGAAACAGATGATAAAGAGTTTTTACCCGCATTTGGAAGGTCATTTCTCCTGGAGGTTTCACGTGGATGCACCAGGGGCTGCAGGTTCTGCATGGCAGGGTGCATGTACAGACCAAGACGTGAAATGCCCCTGAAAAAGCTCTTTGAAGTGGCTGAAAAGGGCAGGAAAGTCACGGGACTCAGTAAAATAGCCATGATCGGGGCTGCAGTTTCAGACCACTCAAAGATTGAAGAACTATGTCTTGGCCTTTCTGAGAGGGGTTTTCAGGTCACAACCCCCTCATTGAGGATTGAATCCATCTCAGATGAGCTCCTGACCATACTACGTGATAGCGGACTTAAAACCGTTACCATAGCACCAGAATCCATATGGAAGCTCAGAAAGGTTGTCAACAAACCCATAACTGATGAAAAATTGATGGAAACCATTCAAACAGCATTCAAGCAGGGTATGAACGTTAAACTCTACTTCCTAATGGGCCTGCCCAGTGAAACACACGAAGACCTCCAATGCATGGCACAGTCCATTAAAAGGTTGAGTAAACTATCAAAAAAGAGCAATGCCCTCAGGGTGAGTGTTAATCCATTCATACCAAAACCCCACACACCATTCCAGTGGGAAAAATTCGATTTTGACCTGATAAAGGCAAATGCCAAGTATCTGAAATCAGAGGTGCACCTCAGATCCTTCAAGATGGAGAGCCCTAAAAACTCACTGATACAATACGTTCTATCAAATGGGGGAGAAGATCTGGGGGATTTGATAGAAAGATCCCTGGAAAGTAAGGTTCAGATGAAGGAATGGAAGAAGTTTGGGGCAGAAATAAATCCTCACGTGGATCTTCCATGGAGTGACATAGATGTTGGAGTGACTGATGCCTTCCTCAAGGAAGAACATGAGAAAGCTCTAAATGGAGATATAACTCCATGGTGTGAAACTTTCGGTTGTTACAACTGTGGTTCATGTGATTAA
- a CDS encoding amino acid permease → MSESGLKRSLGLFDVVSLVVGTIVGADIYIAASFGAGFLGPSSIFAWIIAGLMAIIIAMCFAECSSLVPRVGGPYAYAREAFGDLTGFLVGWSLLIASWSAIAVFPLAFVAYLKYFYPAMPGWEQILIKVLFVLFLTFINYRGVKEAGKINDVLTVLKIAPIFILTIIGIVIFVIHPSQLASNFTPISPLGFGGFGSALVLIFWAYVGFELVTVPSDEIIDSKKTIPRAILLGMGIVTLFYVLTNFVILGTVPWRELASSSAPLALAGYTVMGSIGAIFLTVGALFSISGSDEAGILSSARIPYAMAGDGLLPHAFSKVHPEYGTPYVSLFVQNSITLVAAIFGTISQLIIISVFTLLFCYLLTCVSVFPLKKKFDGGINLPWIVPVLGVIICVYMMIQCAVNQILIGIVLITLGIPIFWRYATGEEIEAVKRDMFLGRGLFSRFVMFPQKALAHFLGHLYSILREIHSILFHHS, encoded by the coding sequence ATGTCTGAATCTGGATTGAAACGTTCACTGGGTCTTTTTGATGTGGTGAGTCTGGTGGTTGGAACCATAGTTGGTGCAGATATATACATAGCAGCATCATTTGGTGCCGGCTTTTTAGGCCCGTCATCTATTTTTGCATGGATAATTGCAGGTTTAATGGCGATAATCATAGCCATGTGTTTCGCTGAATGTTCTTCACTCGTTCCAAGGGTTGGAGGGCCCTATGCATATGCAAGGGAAGCTTTCGGAGATCTTACAGGATTTTTGGTTGGTTGGTCCCTTTTAATAGCTTCCTGGAGTGCCATAGCAGTGTTTCCCCTGGCATTTGTGGCATATCTTAAATATTTTTATCCTGCAATGCCTGGCTGGGAACAGATACTGATAAAGGTTTTGTTCGTCCTCTTTCTAACCTTCATAAACTACAGGGGTGTTAAGGAGGCAGGAAAAATCAACGATGTGCTGACTGTTTTAAAGATTGCACCCATATTCATACTTACAATTATTGGAATTGTTATTTTTGTGATTCATCCCTCCCAGCTTGCATCCAACTTCACACCAATATCACCCCTTGGATTTGGAGGGTTTGGAAGTGCACTAGTACTTATATTCTGGGCTTATGTGGGTTTTGAACTTGTAACAGTACCCTCCGACGAAATAATCGATTCAAAAAAGACAATTCCACGGGCAATACTATTGGGCATGGGCATTGTAACCCTCTTTTACGTGCTGACCAACTTCGTGATCCTGGGCACGGTTCCCTGGAGGGAACTTGCATCATCCTCTGCACCACTTGCACTGGCAGGATACACTGTTATGGGGAGTATAGGTGCTATTTTTTTAACGGTGGGTGCCCTTTTCTCAATTTCAGGATCTGATGAGGCAGGGATTCTATCATCAGCGAGGATACCATATGCAATGGCAGGAGATGGTCTTTTACCCCATGCATTCTCGAAGGTGCATCCAGAGTACGGCACACCATACGTTTCCCTGTTTGTACAAAACAGCATAACCCTTGTGGCCGCCATCTTCGGAACCATAAGTCAGCTCATAATCATTTCAGTCTTCACACTTCTCTTCTGTTACCTTTTAACATGCGTATCAGTTTTTCCATTGAAGAAGAAGTTTGACGGCGGAATAAACCTCCCTTGGATTGTACCTGTCTTAGGAGTAATTATATGCGTTTACATGATGATACAGTGCGCTGTGAATCAAATATTAATTGGGATTGTGCTTATAACCCTAGGGATACCTATCTTCTGGAGGTACGCTACCGGGGAGGAGATTGAAGCTGTTAAAAGGGACATGTTCCTTGGAAGGGGATTATTCTCAAGGTTTGTAATGTTCCCTCAAAAGGCTTTGGCCCACTTTTTAGGACATCTCTACTCTATTTTGAGGGAAATACATTCAATTCTTTTCCATCACAGTTGA
- a CDS encoding pyridoxal phosphate-dependent aminotransferase, whose protein sequence is MRYSKRVESVSLSGIRKMFELAGENAISLGLGEPDFDTPLHIREAAQKAIEEGLTHYTVNKGIPELRGAISRKLQEDNNIEADPESIIVTVGASEALFMCMQALVDEGDHVLVPDPGFLSYAACVKLSGGIPVPIKLEESTEFRTTPESVLESLTDNTKAIVLNSPSNPTGGVMSKEDVKGLAEIADDHDIVLISDEIYEKIIYDEKHYSPGSYSENVVTINGFSKAYAMTGFRVGYTAASPELTEELLKVHQYTTACATSISQSAALAALEGPQDCVGEMVTEFKNRRDLLLKRLKELGIDCPTPKGAFYAFPEVPESEKFVKDALKRDVITVHGSSFGGYGRDNIRLSYATSQENINEAMDRLEDLKIV, encoded by the coding sequence ATGAGATATTCAAAAAGAGTTGAATCAGTTAGTTTATCTGGAATAAGGAAGATGTTTGAACTTGCCGGAGAAAATGCCATCAGCCTGGGCCTTGGAGAACCAGACTTCGACACACCTCTCCATATAAGGGAAGCAGCCCAGAAAGCCATTGAAGAGGGACTCACACACTACACAGTTAATAAGGGAATACCAGAATTAAGGGGGGCAATTTCAAGGAAACTCCAAGAGGACAACAACATCGAAGCAGACCCTGAATCCATAATAGTGACTGTTGGTGCCAGTGAAGCCCTCTTCATGTGCATGCAGGCCCTTGTGGATGAAGGAGATCACGTGCTCGTTCCTGATCCAGGTTTTCTATCCTACGCAGCATGTGTGAAACTTTCTGGAGGAATTCCAGTACCTATAAAACTCGAGGAGAGTACTGAATTTCGAACAACACCAGAATCTGTGCTTGAAAGCCTGACAGATAACACCAAGGCCATAGTGCTTAACTCCCCCTCAAATCCAACAGGAGGGGTTATGAGTAAAGAGGATGTCAAAGGCCTGGCTGAAATTGCTGATGATCACGACATCGTTCTCATATCCGATGAGATCTACGAGAAGATCATCTACGATGAGAAGCATTACAGTCCTGGAAGCTACTCTGAAAATGTTGTGACCATAAATGGGTTTTCAAAGGCCTATGCAATGACCGGTTTCAGGGTGGGTTACACAGCTGCAAGCCCGGAGTTAACTGAGGAGCTTTTGAAGGTTCATCAGTACACAACTGCCTGTGCAACTTCCATATCCCAGAGTGCAGCCCTTGCAGCTCTTGAAGGCCCACAGGACTGTGTTGGTGAAATGGTTACCGAGTTCAAAAACAGAAGGGATCTCCTCCTTAAACGTTTGAAGGAACTTGGAATAGACTGTCCAACACCGAAGGGTGCTTTCTATGCATTTCCAGAGGTACCTGAATCTGAAAAGTTCGTTAAAGATGCCCTGAAGCGGGACGTTATAACTGTCCATGGAAGTTCCTTTGGAGGGTATGGACGTGATAATATCAGGTTGTCCTATGCAACTTCCCAGGAGAACATCAACGAGGCAATGGACAGGCTTGAGGATTTGAAAATTGTTTGA
- a CDS encoding cation diffusion facilitator family transporter, with protein sequence MDVEERKKIGKKAVSIAISGNVLLTLLNFVVGMLSGSMALVAESAHTFSDVLTSIITSVGFKIGLKPPDSKHPYGHGRAEPLAGLIIVLFLGIIAYEILSEVYRKLILGAALTPPEMTAAVMALLGVGANLAMTTYMMRAGKKINSPAIVADAHHQKVDIFSCAAILVGVVGSRMGFPILDPLVAIFIAFMVLKTAFDIGRDNINNIMGTVPSRDIMINIKKAAMAVPGTFGIHNVRINYLGPYASVDLHVAVEGNLSLKEAHEIAHSVERNIIKEVDVVNIVTVHVCPRDEDNDEEFCVE encoded by the coding sequence TTGGATGTCGAGGAACGAAAAAAGATAGGTAAAAAGGCAGTTTCTATTGCAATCTCAGGAAATGTCCTCTTAACACTCCTGAACTTCGTTGTGGGGATGCTTTCAGGCAGTATGGCCCTCGTTGCAGAGTCTGCCCACACCTTTTCAGATGTTTTGACCTCAATCATAACCTCGGTAGGATTTAAGATCGGGCTCAAACCCCCTGACAGCAAGCATCCCTACGGCCACGGTAGGGCCGAACCACTTGCAGGCCTTATAATAGTTCTTTTCCTTGGAATCATTGCATATGAAATCCTTTCAGAGGTTTACAGGAAACTGATCCTTGGAGCTGCTCTGACTCCTCCTGAAATGACGGCAGCAGTCATGGCACTCCTTGGTGTTGGCGCAAACCTTGCAATGACAACCTACATGATGCGTGCAGGTAAGAAGATAAACAGCCCGGCCATAGTTGCAGATGCACACCATCAGAAGGTGGACATATTCTCATGTGCAGCCATACTTGTTGGTGTTGTGGGTTCCAGGATGGGATTTCCAATACTCGATCCCCTGGTTGCCATTTTCATTGCATTCATGGTCTTAAAAACTGCCTTCGACATAGGCAGGGACAACATCAACAACATAATGGGCACAGTACCCTCCAGGGACATAATGATCAACATAAAGAAAGCTGCAATGGCTGTTCCAGGTACCTTTGGAATCCACAACGTTAGAATAAATTATCTTGGACCATATGCATCCGTTGACCTTCATGTTGCTGTTGAAGGTAATTTGAGTCTTAAAGAAGCCCATGAAATTGCCCACAGTGTTGAAAGGAACATAATCAAGGAAGTTGATGTTGTAAACATTGTAACCGTCCATGTCTGTCCAAGGGACGAAGACAACGATGAGGAGTTCTGTGTTGAATGA